The region TACTGCTCTCTCCATGCTGAATTCCCCATCCCATAAAAATTAACGGAATATGTGAATCATAAGAATTCCAAACGCTGTGTGTAGTTCCGGTTTTTGCATACGGAGGCAGCATAGAATCATGAGAGATTAGCTGAATATCTCCACTTCTCTGCCTGTTGATTCCATTGATAATTCTCTGCTTGATAGGCTCCGGTATCGTAGCTTCCTGAACTTCAGTCACAGAAACCGCATACAGTACAGTAGGATCTTTTTCCAATTCTTTGATTGCAAAATCTCTTACATCATCTAACTCAAGCTTATTATCTTTCAGTAATTTCCTGTCAAAATAAACCTGATAATTATCTACGGCATTAATCAATTTATCTACTCCGAATTTCTCTTTCAGTTTTTCATTGATATTTTTTTCCATTCCTTCCCCAAAGAAACCTGTCGCAATTTTATGCTCCTGCAAAAATCCTACAGAATGTGCTCCTCCATGATCTGCGGAAAGGAAAACCGTATATTGTCCTTTTCCAACTTTTGAATCCAAATAATTGAAAAACTGAGCCAAATCCTGATCTAATCTTAAATACACGTCCTCAACTTCAATAGAATTCGGGCCAAACTTATGACCTGCATAATCTGTTGAAGCCAAATTGATCGCTAAAAAATCCGTAATATCATCTCCTCCTAATTTTTCACCTTCCACAGAAGCTTCTGCCAATTTCAAAGTCAGCGTATTTCCGAAAGGTGTGTAACGGATATTATCTTTTTTTGCTTTATAATCAGCAGCTAAATTACTGTAAGGAAAAGTAGGTGTTTTTGCACTTCCTAATAGCCCTTCCCAGGAAGAATTGTCCGGCGAACTTTCCGTATACTGACTGATCGGAAGTAAAGTATTCCAGCCATTTTCTACCAATTTATCCGGTAAATTTTGAGAGTTGAACGATTTCACCCATTGCGGCAAATCATTCATATACCAAGTACTCGTGATAAAATTACCTGAAGAATCGTCAAACCAGAACGCTCCGTTCGGATTGTGACCTGCCGGAAGAATAGATGCACGGTCTTTTAAAGAAACTCCGATTACTTTTCCCTGAAAATTGGTTGCCAGTCTCAGTTCGTCTGTAACGGTAGTCGACCAAAGATTTTTTGGAGAGTGACTTCCTATTTTTGCATTCGTGGTTCCTACCGGTTTTACACTTTCGTCTGTTGTACAATATACATTTTGCCCCGTTTCTTTATCCGTCCAGTCATTCCCTGCAATCCCGTGAATTGCCGGAACCGAACCCGTATAAATACAAGTATGTCCTAAAGCCGTAACAGTAGGAACATACGGAATATGTACATTATTTAGAGAATATCCTGTTCCCAATAATCTTTTGAAACCGTCATTACCGTATTTATTGTAAAAACGATACAGGTAATCCCACCTCATTTGATCTACCACCAAACCGACTACCAGTTTCGGTCTTTCTAACTGTGAATTTTTGTTCTTCTGCGCATTGATTGTAAAAACGGATAAAAAAGTAACCGCCGCAATCGAAATTTTCCTAAACATTCAGTAAAATTTTATTGTGAACAAATTTACGGGTTTTGAAAATTTTAGTGTGTGAAATTTTGATTAAATTTAAAATTACAATATCCCACTATCTTTAAGCTAATTTTATTTACATTTGATGGCTGTAATCAACTTTTCCAAATGATTTTAGGTGTATACTGGTATTTTAAATTTCCTGAAGATCTTTATCAGTTTAAATATTTTCAATTTTATCCGGGGCACGGCGGACACATCGATAATTTAGCTGAACTTAAGGCAACTGTTGAGGTCCAAAATCCTGACAGTGTCGTTACAAAGCTCGAAAAATTAGTCAGTGAATTCTCAACCGCATTCTTGTATATAGGCATCAATGAAAACCAAATCCTAATCAGTATCAATGACTATCATTTGTTTGATTTTTATTTTCAGATGGCTGCAGATATTGAGAAAGTATTAATTACAGAAAATGCAATCTTAGTTGATCCCAAGAATCCGTTTCTAAAAAAAACGGAGAGGATACTAAGAAATAATCGGGACGGTAAATTCGAAACCATTCAGCATAAGTTCATACAGATTGTTGGTTCAGAATTCAAGAAAAATAATGCCGAAAATCTTTCTATAAGAGTTGATTGTAATTTACCTCTTGCAAACAAAAATATTTTTATTGAAAGTGTAAAAAATAGATACCAGGAAGAACATCTTGATGTCTTTTATTATCACTATACAGAATTTGGAAATCACTGTAACCTTATTTTATTTTTCACCAATGGCAGGCAAACAAAAAACAGTGTACAATTCGTAAATATCAATTCTTTTGGAAGTAAAATACGAAAGCTTTCTCAAGAATACGCGGCGTCTTTTGGGCATTTCAGAGGTTTTGAGAACTATCCTTTACACGGCCCGGTAATAGAATTAATGACAGATGAAGAATATATTCTAAAACAAGAAATTAAAAAAACATGATCAAATTTAAATATGTTATTCTGTATGTTGAAGATCTTGAAAAATCCATGAATTTTTACAAAGACACATTCAATACAGAAATAAAATTCATTACCCCTGAAAAAGATTACGGCGAACTGATCACGGGTGATATAACGCTTTCATTTGCTTCCCTGACTCTTGCTCATTCCAATATTAAAGAAGGATTTTTACATTCAAAGGCAGACAGGAAGCCTTTCGGGATTGAACTGGGTTTTGTAACTGAAAACGTGGAATCTCTGGTAGAAAAGGCAATTCACAATGGTGCCGTTTTATATGAAAATACAGTTGAAAAACCTTGGGGACAAAAGGTAGCTTATATTAAAGATCCTGATAATTACCTGATCGAAATTTGCACCGAAATCAGCTAGAATCATCTCAAAAAATCCAACAGTTCATGGAAATCAAAAAACTAGAAAAACTCACCTTCAATCCAACTATAAACTGGGGTTTCAACGGCTATGAAACGGATAAAATCTTTACTGTTTCCACCATAAAAATAGGAAAATCTTTTGAATTCAGTTTAAGAGAAAAAAAACAGTATTATCAAAAGATCTGGAAAACGAATACCGAGGATATCAATGACTTGAATGAAATTATTGAACAAGGAAATTCTTTCGGAGCCTTTGAAAATCACGAGTTAATCGGTTGGGTAATATGCGATTTCAGAGTATGGAACAACAGTCTTTTTATTGAAAATATTCTGATTGATGAAAAATCCAGAGGTCAAAATATAGGAAGATTACTCATCAAATATGTCAATCGTAAAGCCCGAGAATTACAATGCAGAATGGTAGAGTTAGAAGTTCAGAACACCAATTATCCCGCTATACAATTCTATCAGAAGGCGGGATTTTCCATCACCGGAATTAATACAAAGCTGTATAAAGATTCTTCTGAAACAGCTTTATTTATGAGCTTTGATGTTATGATTTAAAATAGTTTTTATAAACTGTCAATAAATATTTCTAATTGATAGATATACAGTATATTTATGAAATACTTATTACAATGAAAAAACTCATAATTTTTATATTTATACTTCTTTTTAATCAAATTTTATTTGCCCAGAAAGAGCAATATTACGATTTCATAAAAGCATGGAATTTTATAAAGTATTATCATCCCGATCTAGCCAGTGGAAAAACTGATGCAGACAGCTTATTTTTAGCTTCTGTTAAAAATATCAATTCAAAGGATGATTTTAATTCTGTTATTGATAAATTATCTAAAAATTTAAATAAAAAATTAACTATTCTTGCCCCAGCTGAAACTTCAAAGGATGTTTTAACCCAAAATCAAAACTTTGACTGGTTTCAGAAAAACGGAAAAATTTCTTCCGAAAATAAAAGCCTGCTCAACAATATATACCGTCACCGTTATAACTTTGAATTATTAAAGGATGGAAAATCAGTGAGCACGGAGAAAAAATATTCATTCCCGAAAAATGAAAATCTCCCGATTGAATACCGTTTGCTTACTTTGGCAAAAATTCAGGGAATAGTAGATTATCTTTTTCCGCATAAGTACATTATGGATGAAGGTTTTGAAAACTACTTCAAAAACAGCCTGGAAGTAAACCTAAAAATAACTTCGAGAAAGGATTTCGAAACTGTACTTGCAAAACTGGTTTCAAAGCTCAAGGACAGTCATGCCTTTAGTTTTTACAGACTATTGAACTACAAAGGTGATATTCTCAACATGCTAAATCTTGCACCTTTTGACTTTCAGATTGTAGATGATCATATATTGGTAACTCATCTTATTTTTCCTGAAATCTGTTCGAAAGATCAAATCAATGTAGGCGATAGAATTTTTTCCATTAATGGTAAAAGTATTCCTCAGATCATCAAAGAAAAAGGAGAATTATTATCGACATCCAACACTGAAAAACTGGTTTACCTTCTTTCGAAATATGAAAACAATCTGATCTGGAGCGATGATCTTACACAGAAGACTTTAGAAATAAAGCCAGGAAAAAGCAATAAGAAATTCTCCACAAAAATTGACCTGATTAAATCTTCAAATAAAGAAAAATATGATCTGATTGTCAGTTATTTACAGGATAAAATTAAAAAGAGAGAAAGCCGTCAACTTATTAATAAAAATGTTGCTTATTTTAAAGTTAATGAAACTTTAGAATTTATTAATAATATTGATGACAACAAAATAGATGCAGTGATGGACAGTATTTTAAGCAATGCTGCTCAAAAAAAAGCTATTATTTTCGATATGAGGGCTTATCCGGATTGGGGTGGCTTTTTCTATCATTATATCTATAAATACTTCTCTCCCACAGATAATTATTTTGGAAAATATTATAAACCTAATTTAAAAAACATTGGAACTTTCACTTATAAGGATTATGATTATTTCCCGGCAATTTCTGATAAAATAACACATCCTTACAAAGGAAAAGTCTTTATTCTCGTTAATCCTGATACCCGAAGTGCAAGCGAATGGTATTCTATGAGTTTACAGAAAATTTTTCCGCAATCGCTTACAATCGGTCAGCAAACTTCTGGTGCAGATGGTGATCTTGTTGAAGTAAATTTACCTGGTGATTATGTGTTAGAATTTACCGGAAACGGAATTTTCTATCCTGACAATTCTCAAACCCAGCAAATAGGAATCAGAATTAACGAAATTATAAAATATAAAGACAAAGATATTCTTGAAAACCGCGATTTGGAATTTGAAAGAATTCTAGGCTCTATAAAATAGTTTTTCAGCTAATCCTTAATAATATGAAAAGGTTGGTTTTTAAAATAGTTTATTAAATTTGACTGGTTTTATGATTAGTTAGTTTTTGGATTTCAAAAAAATCAAATGGAGAATGGAAAAACACAGCTGACAAGGCTTCGGAATTCCGTAGGCTTTTTCCCCGTGTGTTTTTTAATGAAATTCGTGAAGTTGGCTTCATCTGAAAATCCTAACTGATAAGATATTTCAGAAATCGTAAGGGTTGTATATTTTACGGATTTCTCAAATTCGTTTACTAATTTATCAATAATCATTTCTTTTGCCGACTTTCCTGCTATAAATTCCGTCATACTGGTAAGCTTTCTGGTGGTAATATGAAGAGCATTGGCATAATAAGAAACTTTTTTCTGGGTCTTAAAATCTCTTTGAAGCATTACTCTAAATTTATTGACATACGATAAATATTCCAATTTTTCATCTTTTTCAATCTCTTCATGATTAGTTGCTAATAAAGCATCCAGTATTATTGTTTCAAGAGTATTATGAGCCGCCGAAATATAGAGTCTTTCATCTTTTTTCTGAAAATCCTGAAGCCTGGTAATCAGAAAATATCTCATGATGTCTTTAGGAACATCGCCTATGTAAGGAGAAATAAAAACTTCCCTTCCGTAATTAAAAAATAAAGCAGAATTTAAAAAAACAGAGTCAGTAGAACACTGTTCATAAAAAATGGATGAAAAAGAAAATACATAAGCCTCTTTTCCTTTACATTCTCCAAAACTTATATTTTTATGCGGGCCCACAAAAACAGTACTAATGCCTTTTACTTCATAGCTTTGCCCTTCCACTATCATTTGTAAATCATCAAATATAAACCAAACATTAAAATACTCCAAGGTATTAAAATCTCTTTTGCCTCCATTTCTGTCTATAACATAATTTATCGGATTCATGCTGAATCCAGTTTTTTTCAATCTCTCTGTAATTGTATACGCCATTTTCCTCTAAAACTAATCTGCGATTAAATTAGTAAAAAATACCTAAATCTCAACTTTTTTCTTCCTCATCATCATTTTTAAAAATTAATCAAAAGATTCTTTGAATTTCAGTTAATATATAACGTTTTTTATTGTAAACGTTATTCAAATTATTTCATAAAAAACCACGCCCTTCGGGCGCGGTTTCATTTATATAAGCTTAATAAATTAAAACTTCAAATCGCCGTTTACATCTCTTACAGCCTGAGCTGCCTCAGCAAATTTCAATTGCTCTTCTGCAGTAAGGGTAATGTTTACGATTTTTTCAACACCGTTTGCTCCAATAATAGCAGGAACACCTAAACAGATATCGTTTTGACCGTATTCACCTTCTAACATCAATGAACAAGGAATCATTTTCTTCTGATCACATGCAATTGCCTGAACCATTACAGACACTGCAGCACCCGGAGCATACCAAGCTGAAGTTCCTAATAATTTTGTAAGAGTAGCTCCTCCTACTTTAGTTTCTTCAATTACATATTTTTGTTTTTCTTCATCTAAGAACTCCGTTACAGGAACACCGTTTCTGGTTGCCTTGCTCAATAAAGGAAGCATACCTGTATCACTGTGAGCTGCAATTACCATTCCATCAACATCAGAAATAGGGCTTTCCAATGCCTCTGCCAATCTGTATTTGAATCTTGCAGAGTCTAACGCACCTCCCATTCCGATAATTCTGTTTTTAGGAAGTCCGGAAGTTTTGTGTACAAGATAAGCCATTGTATCCATTGGATTGGAAACCACGATGATAATTACTTCCGGAGAGTGTTTTACTAAGTTTTCAGTAACCTCTTTTACGATTCCAGCATTGATTCCGATCAATTCTTCTCTTGTCATTCCAGGTTTTCTTGGAATTCCTGAAGTAATAACCGCTACATGAGAACCCGCAGTTTTGCTGTAATCACCTGTTGTTCCGGTAATTTTTGTATCAAATCCGTTCAACGATGCTGTCTGCATCAAATCCATTGCTTTCCCTTCAGCAAATCCTTCTTTAATATCTACTAAAACTACTTCTGAACAGAAGTTTTTCATAGCGATGTATTCTGCACAGCTAGCTCCTACAGCTCCTGCTCCTACTACAGTTACTTTCATAATGTATACTTTTTTAAAATTTATTTTTAAAGTTTAGTTCAAAATTTTAACTCCCAAATTTAATGATTCCTGAAAAAGTGGGCAATTTTTCGGGAATTTTAATTGTATTTTTAATAAATACTTTAATCCTTACCACAAAGCTCCCCTTCTTTACTGAATTTCTTTATTTATTGAGTATATTTTTGTTAGTTGATAATAATTATCATCAATATGGCATACATAATAATTAAAATTATGATTATTAACAGGTATTAACATAAAATTTTTAAAAAAAAGTGCTAATTAAATAAATTTTCATTAGATTTATATCACCAATTTTTGAAAATTATTGAATTTCATAGAACCGGTTCTCTTTAGAATTTCAAAATGACTCAACCCCACAAAAAATATTATCATGAGAAAATTTCCCTTAATTCTCTTTTCATTAGTTCTTTCAATAGGATTGTGGAATCCTTCCGAAGCATGTACAAGAGTTGTGTACAAAGGTCCTGAAAATAATGTCATCACAGCACGTTCCATGGATTGGCGTGATGAAATCCCCGCTAATTTGTGGATTCTTCCTAAAGGAATCGCAAGAACAGGAGAAGTAGGATCTGTTTCTGAAAAATGGACTTCCAAATACGGAAGCGTGGTCAGTACTTCCTGGGATATTGCCTCTTCAGACGGTATGAACGAAAAAGGACTGGTAGCCAATCTTCTTTGGCTTGGAGAATCTGAATATCCGAAATTCGATCCTAAAGGCAGAAAAAAAGGTATTGCTATTTCACTATGGGCACAATATTTTCTTGATAATTTTGCTACCGTGAAAGAAGCGGTAGAACAGGCCAGAAAAGAAAAATTCGTTATCGTAAGTGATTATATACCCGGAACCGAAAGATTCACAACTGTTCACCTTTCCCTTTCTGATGCTTCCGGTGACAATGCTGTTTTTGAATATATCGGCGGAAAACTTATCATTCATCACTCTGCGGAATATAACGTAATGACCAATTCCCCTATTTTTGATGAACAATTGGCTTTAAATAATTACTGGAAAGGAATTCCCGGAACAGTAATGCTTCCCGGAACCAATCGGGCTGCAGACCGTTTTGTGAGAGCATCCTATTATATCGATGCCATTCCGAAAACAGCAGATACAAGAACAGCAGTAGCAAGTGTTTTCAGTGTCATCAGAAATTGTTCTGTACCTTATGGGATCTCATCAGAAACCGAGCCTAATATTTCTTCTACAAGATGGCGTTCAGTTTCAGACCAGAAAAACCTTGTATATTATTTCGAAACGGTTTTTACTCCCAATACCTTTTGGGTCAACCTTAAAGAATTTGACTTAAGCGAAAAAGGAAAAGTAATGAAGCTGGATCTAAGTAATTTTCAAACCTACAACGGAAAAGCAAATTCAAATTTCAAAGAATCTACTCCATTTAAGTTTTTAGGATTGAATTAATCTTATATAACAAAAAATACACTCACTAAAACACAAACAATATGACTTTTTTTTCAATTAAAAAGAGTCTGTTGCTCTGCTTTATACTATTTTGTTGTAATGCAATCGCACAGATTCCGGACTCTATACAAACCGAACCGAAAGAAGATAATGTGAAATACCCTATTCTCCAGATCAAAGGTCTCTTCCAGGCCAGATATCTGGTCGGAATGTCTAAAGATGTGGATGTCAATGGTCTTCATCATTCCGATGAATCCGGAGTCAGCAACAATTTTATGGTAAAATATATGAGGGTTCAGGTTCGTGCGCAAATCAGCAAACGTACTGAAGTTGTGGCTCTTGCCAATTTAGCAGATTTTAAAAACGATCCGAAAGGCAGAGTTCTTGAAAACGCCTATTTAAAATACACCTTCAATCACAAATTAGCCTTAACTGTTGGACAGTTCAGACCTTGGTTCGGAATTGAAGAAACCTATCCTATTGATATTATTAAATCGTTGGACTGGTCAAATCAGTATACTGAATTCGGGAAACTAGGCTGGACAAGTTTCCAGATCGGACTTTCTGCAACCGGACAGTTACAACTAGGACAACTTCCTTTTCAGTATGCGGTTTCTGTAGTGAATGGAAATGGAAAAAACCAAGTAAATGACAATGATAATGGTAAACAATATTCAACGCGACTGGTTTTTGGTTTAGTTAAAAAATACAATTTTAATCTCGGTTTAAATGGCGGTATCGGCGAGGTTTTAAGCAAAAGAGTATATGCCGTAGGAATTGATTTGAGCTCTCTTGTTCATTTTGATCCCAAATGGAGTTTAGATATGCAGCTCGAAGCTAAACAGGCAACCAATCATCCGTTATATTTTGCAGCAGATCCGGAAACAAGACCATCAAATCCCGATGCTTATCTGATTCGTGGAGCATATTTTCTTCCGAATGTACGGTATGAAATCAATCACAGGAATCTGAGTGCTTTTGAATTATCCTGTCGTTATGAATATTTAGACACCAATTTCAGGTTAAATTCAAATCCGAGACAAACCATTACCCCTATGTTCGGTTTAGAATTTTTGAAAAATTATGGTGCAAGGATACAACTGGGAATGCAGTTCGACCGCTACAAATATCAGATACCAAATACCTCTCAATACAACAATAATCTATTCATTGTTCAAGTACAAAGTAGATTTTAAACCTTAAAATAACTATTATGAAAGAAATCAACATTAAAGCTATCGCAATTACATTTGCTATTGCTCTTATCATATGGTTTATTCCAGCTCCGGAAGGCGTTGCAGAAAACGCATGGCATTTGTTTGCTATTTTCGCAGCCACTATTTTAGGAATCATTTTAAAAGCTGCGCCTATGGGCACCATGTGTATGATGGCCATTGGGTTTACAGCATTGACACAAGTTGTTGCTCCGGGAGACGCCGGAAAATCCATCACAAAAGCACTTTCAGGATTTGGAGATAAAGTCATCTGGCTGATTGGAATTTCATTCTTTATCGCAAGAGGATTTATTAAAACAGGTCTGGGTAACAGAATAGCTTTCCTGTTCATTAGAATTTTTGGAAGAAGTTCACTAGGTTTAGCCTACGGATTAGGATTGGCAGATATGTGTCTGGCTCCGGCTATTCCTAGTAATACGGCAAGAGGCGGCGGAATTATTTACCCAATTATGAAGTCGATGGCCATCAGCTTTGATTCTGTTCCTGAAAAACCCGAAACTCATAGAAAATTAGGTTCGTATTTAACATTAAACAGTTATTATATGAACCTCATCACTTCTTCTATGTTTTTAACAGGAACAGCGAGTAACCCGATGTGTCAGAAGTTTGCAGCAAATTTAGGAATCAATATCACCTGGATGTCCTGGGCTGCAGCAGGTTTCATTCCCGGATTGGTAGCTTTTTTCGTAGTGCCTTTGGTCTTATACAAATTATATCCACCAGAGTTAAAGAAAACCGGTGATGCTCCAAAAATGGCAGCTCAAAAATTAAAAGAAATGGGGCCTATTTCCAAAAACGAATGGTTAATGCTATTAGCATTTTTCATTCTATTGGCACTTTGGATTTTTGGCGGAGCGTTGTCAATTGATGCAACCACAACGGCTTTCATTGGTTTAACATTACTTTTATTAACATCAGTTTTAACCTGGGAAGATGTAAAATCCGAAAAAGGAGCCTGGGATACCATTGTTTGGTTTGCCGTTTTGGTGATGATGGCAAGTTCATTGAATGAGTTGGGATTCATCGGCTGGTTCAGTGATTTGATTAAAGCTAAAATCGGACACATGACATGGACTGTAGCTTTTCCCGTCATTATTCTTGTATACTTTTTCAGTCATTATATTTTTGCCAGTGCTACGGCTCACGTTGCGGCAATGTACGCTGCATTGCTTGGCGTTGGTGTTGCCGTGGGAATTCCGCCAATGCTTTTGGCAATGATGTTAGGTTTTATGGGCTCTATCTATGGCGTTCTTACC is a window of Candidatus Chryseobacterium colombiense DNA encoding:
- a CDS encoding anion permease, with the protein product MKEINIKAIAITFAIALIIWFIPAPEGVAENAWHLFAIFAATILGIILKAAPMGTMCMMAIGFTALTQVVAPGDAGKSITKALSGFGDKVIWLIGISFFIARGFIKTGLGNRIAFLFIRIFGRSSLGLAYGLGLADMCLAPAIPSNTARGGGIIYPIMKSMAISFDSVPEKPETHRKLGSYLTLNSYYMNLITSSMFLTGTASNPMCQKFAANLGINITWMSWAAAGFIPGLVAFFVVPLVLYKLYPPELKKTGDAPKMAAQKLKEMGPISKNEWLMLLAFFILLALWIFGGALSIDATTTAFIGLTLLLLTSVLTWEDVKSEKGAWDTIVWFAVLVMMASSLNELGFIGWFSDLIKAKIGHMTWTVAFPVIILVYFFSHYIFASATAHVAAMYAALLGVGVAVGIPPMLLAMMLGFMGSIYGVLTHYGHGPAPVFFGSGYVDLKAWWLRGLEIGIILLIIYMGVGGLWMKILGYY
- a CDS encoding porin, giving the protein MTFFSIKKSLLLCFILFCCNAIAQIPDSIQTEPKEDNVKYPILQIKGLFQARYLVGMSKDVDVNGLHHSDESGVSNNFMVKYMRVQVRAQISKRTEVVALANLADFKNDPKGRVLENAYLKYTFNHKLALTVGQFRPWFGIEETYPIDIIKSLDWSNQYTEFGKLGWTSFQIGLSATGQLQLGQLPFQYAVSVVNGNGKNQVNDNDNGKQYSTRLVFGLVKKYNFNLGLNGGIGEVLSKRVYAVGIDLSSLVHFDPKWSLDMQLEAKQATNHPLYFAADPETRPSNPDAYLIRGAYFLPNVRYEINHRNLSAFELSCRYEYLDTNFRLNSNPRQTITPMFGLEFLKNYGARIQLGMQFDRYKYQIPNTSQYNNNLFIVQVQSRF
- a CDS encoding malate dehydrogenase, which encodes MKVTVVGAGAVGASCAEYIAMKNFCSEVVLVDIKEGFAEGKAMDLMQTASLNGFDTKITGTTGDYSKTAGSHVAVITSGIPRKPGMTREELIGINAGIVKEVTENLVKHSPEVIIIVVSNPMDTMAYLVHKTSGLPKNRIIGMGGALDSARFKYRLAEALESPISDVDGMVIAAHSDTGMLPLLSKATRNGVPVTEFLDEEKQKYVIEETKVGGATLTKLLGTSAWYAPGAAVSVMVQAIACDQKKMIPCSLMLEGEYGQNDICLGVPAIIGANGVEKIVNITLTAEEQLKFAEAAQAVRDVNGDLKF
- a CDS encoding linear amide C-N hydrolase: MRKFPLILFSLVLSIGLWNPSEACTRVVYKGPENNVITARSMDWRDEIPANLWILPKGIARTGEVGSVSEKWTSKYGSVVSTSWDIASSDGMNEKGLVANLLWLGESEYPKFDPKGRKKGIAISLWAQYFLDNFATVKEAVEQARKEKFVIVSDYIPGTERFTTVHLSLSDASGDNAVFEYIGGKLIIHHSAEYNVMTNSPIFDEQLALNNYWKGIPGTVMLPGTNRAADRFVRASYYIDAIPKTADTRTAVASVFSVIRNCSVPYGISSETEPNISSTRWRSVSDQKNLVYYFETVFTPNTFWVNLKEFDLSEKGKVMKLDLSNFQTYNGKANSNFKESTPFKFLGLN
- a CDS encoding alkaline phosphatase family protein yields the protein MFRKISIAAVTFLSVFTINAQKNKNSQLERPKLVVGLVVDQMRWDYLYRFYNKYGNDGFKRLLGTGYSLNNVHIPYVPTVTALGHTCIYTGSVPAIHGIAGNDWTDKETGQNVYCTTDESVKPVGTTNAKIGSHSPKNLWSTTVTDELRLATNFQGKVIGVSLKDRASILPAGHNPNGAFWFDDSSGNFITSTWYMNDLPQWVKSFNSQNLPDKLVENGWNTLLPISQYTESSPDNSSWEGLLGSAKTPTFPYSNLAADYKAKKDNIRYTPFGNTLTLKLAEASVEGEKLGGDDITDFLAINLASTDYAGHKFGPNSIEVEDVYLRLDQDLAQFFNYLDSKVGKGQYTVFLSADHGGAHSVGFLQEHKIATGFFGEGMEKNINEKLKEKFGVDKLINAVDNYQVYFDRKLLKDNKLELDDVRDFAIKELEKDPTVLYAVSVTEVQEATIPEPIKQRIINGINRQRSGDIQLISHDSMLPPYAKTGTTHSVWNSYDSHIPLIFMGWGIQHGESSKPYYMTDIAPTVSSLLKIQFPSGNVGNPITEAIGK
- a CDS encoding GNAT family N-acetyltransferase codes for the protein MEIKKLEKLTFNPTINWGFNGYETDKIFTVSTIKIGKSFEFSLREKKQYYQKIWKTNTEDINDLNEIIEQGNSFGAFENHELIGWVICDFRVWNNSLFIENILIDEKSRGQNIGRLLIKYVNRKARELQCRMVELEVQNTNYPAIQFYQKAGFSITGINTKLYKDSSETALFMSFDVMI
- a CDS encoding VOC family protein, producing MIKFKYVILYVEDLEKSMNFYKDTFNTEIKFITPEKDYGELITGDITLSFASLTLAHSNIKEGFLHSKADRKPFGIELGFVTENVESLVEKAIHNGAVLYENTVEKPWGQKVAYIKDPDNYLIEICTEIS
- a CDS encoding S41 family peptidase — translated: MKKLIIFIFILLFNQILFAQKEQYYDFIKAWNFIKYYHPDLASGKTDADSLFLASVKNINSKDDFNSVIDKLSKNLNKKLTILAPAETSKDVLTQNQNFDWFQKNGKISSENKSLLNNIYRHRYNFELLKDGKSVSTEKKYSFPKNENLPIEYRLLTLAKIQGIVDYLFPHKYIMDEGFENYFKNSLEVNLKITSRKDFETVLAKLVSKLKDSHAFSFYRLLNYKGDILNMLNLAPFDFQIVDDHILVTHLIFPEICSKDQINVGDRIFSINGKSIPQIIKEKGELLSTSNTEKLVYLLSKYENNLIWSDDLTQKTLEIKPGKSNKKFSTKIDLIKSSNKEKYDLIVSYLQDKIKKRESRQLINKNVAYFKVNETLEFINNIDDNKIDAVMDSILSNAAQKKAIIFDMRAYPDWGGFFYHYIYKYFSPTDNYFGKYYKPNLKNIGTFTYKDYDYFPAISDKITHPYKGKVFILVNPDTRSASEWYSMSLQKIFPQSLTIGQQTSGADGDLVEVNLPGDYVLEFTGNGIFYPDNSQTQQIGIRINEIIKYKDKDILENRDLEFERILGSIK
- a CDS encoding helix-turn-helix domain-containing protein; the encoded protein is MNPINYVIDRNGGKRDFNTLEYFNVWFIFDDLQMIVEGQSYEVKGISTVFVGPHKNISFGECKGKEAYVFSFSSIFYEQCSTDSVFLNSALFFNYGREVFISPYIGDVPKDIMRYFLITRLQDFQKKDERLYISAAHNTLETIILDALLATNHEEIEKDEKLEYLSYVNKFRVMLQRDFKTQKKVSYYANALHITTRKLTSMTEFIAGKSAKEMIIDKLVNEFEKSVKYTTLTISEISYQLGFSDEANFTNFIKKHTGKKPTEFRSLVSCVFPFSI